One window from the genome of Bubalus kerabau isolate K-KA32 ecotype Philippines breed swamp buffalo chromosome 17, PCC_UOA_SB_1v2, whole genome shotgun sequence encodes:
- the LOC129630870 gene encoding cytochrome P450 2S1 isoform X5, with translation MEAAGTWALLLLLLLLVVTLVLPETWARGHLPPGPTPLPLLGNLLQLRPGALYLGLLRLSKKYGPVFTVYLGPWRRVVVLVGHEAVQEALGGQAEEFSGRGTVATLDGTFDSHGVFFSNGERWRQLRKFTTLALRDLGMGKREGEELIQAEARCLVEALQGTKGRPFDPSLLLAQATCNIICSLVFDLRLPYDNEEFQAVVRAAGGIAVGVSSPWGQTYEMFSRFLQRLPGPHMQLLGHLGTVAAFAVQQVRQHEGSLGASGPARDLVDAFLLKMAKARKEKQDPNTEFTAKNLLMTVVYLLFAGTVTVSTTIRYTLLLLLKYPQVQERVQEELIRELGAGQRPSLGDRARLPYTDAVLHEAQRLLALVPMGIPRALTKTTRFRGYTLPQQQYDLLLSAHSTFPIQSPRSQYPG, from the exons ATGGAGGCGGCGGGCACCtgggcgctgctgctgctgcttctccttcTGGTGGTGACGCTGGTGCTGCCTGAGACCTGGGCCCGAGGCCACCTGCCCCCGGGGCCCACGCCGCTGCCGCTGCTGGGCAACCTCCTGCAGCTCCGGCCCGGGGCGCTCTACTTGGGGCTCCTGCGG CTGAGTAAGAAGTATGGACCGGTGTTCACCGTGTACCTGGGACCCTGGCGGCGCGTGGTGGTCCTGGTTGGGCATGAGGCTGTGCAGGAGGCCCTGGGAGGTCAGGCCGAGGAGTTCAGCGGGCGGGGGACGGTGGCAACGCTGGACGGGACCTTTGATAGCCATG GGGTGTTCTTCTCCAACGGGGAGCGATGGAGGCAGCTGAGGAAGTTCACCACACTGGCCCTGCGGGACCTGGGCATGGGGAAGCGAGAAGGCGAGGAGCTGATCCAGGCGGAGGCCCGATGTCTGGTGGAGGCGCTGCAGGGGACAAAAG gacgGCCGTTTGACCCCTCCCTGCTGCTGGCCCAGGCCACTTGCAACATCATCTGCTCCCTAGTCTTCGACCTCCGCCTCCCCTACGACAATGAGGAGTTCCAGGCTGTGGTCCGGGCGGCTGGCGGCATCGCCGTGGGGGTCAGCTCCCCGTGGGGCCAG ACCTACGAGATGTTCTCCCGGTTCCTACAGCGCCTCCCGGGCCCCCACATGCAGCTCCTCGGCCACTTGGGCACCGTGGCCGCCTTCGCCGTGCAGCAGGTGCGGCAGCATGAGGGGAGCCTGGGCGCCTCAGGCCCCGCGCGCGATCTCGTGGACGCCTTCCTGCTGAAGATGGCAAAGGCGAGGAAG GAGAAGCAAGACCCAAACACAGAATTCACCGCCAAGAACCTGCTGATGACGGTCGTGTATCTGCTGTTTGCCGGGACGGTGACCGTCAGCACCACGATCCGCTAcaccctgctgctcctgctgaAATACCCTCAGGTCCAAG AGCGCGTGCAGGAGGAGCTGATACGAGAGCTGGGGGCCGGCCAGAGGCCAAGCCTGGGGGACCGAGCCCGCCTCCCCTACACGGATGCAGTTCTGCATGAGGCGCAGCGGCTGCTGGCGCTGGTACCCATGGGAATACCCCGAGCCCTCACCAAGACCACCCGATTCCGGGGGTACACCCTGCCACAG CAACAGTATGACCTTCTCCTCAGTGCTCACTCAACCTTCCCAATTCAGAGCCCCAGGAGCCAGTATCCTGGATAA
- the LOC129630870 gene encoding cytochrome P450 2S1 isoform X2, protein MEAAGTWALLLLLLLLVVTLVLPETWARGHLPPGPTPLPLLGNLLQLRPGALYLGLLRLSKKYGPVFTVYLGPWRRVVVLVGHEAVQEALGGQAEEFSGRGTVATLDGTFDSHGVFFSNGERWRQLRKFTTLALRDLGMGKREGEELIQAEARCLVEALQGTKGRPFDPSLLLAQATCNIICSLVFDLRLPYDNEEFQAVVRAAGGIAVGVSSPWGQTYEMFSRFLQRLPGPHMQLLGHLGTVAAFAVQQVRQHEGSLGASGPARDLVDAFLLKMAKEKQDPNTEFTAKNLLMTVVYLLFAGTVTVSTTIRYTLLLLLKYPQVQERVQEELIRELGAGQRPSLGDRARLPYTDAVLHEAQRLLALVPMGIPRALTKTTRFRGYTLPQGTEVFPLLGSILHDPAVFEEPEEFNPGRFLDADGKFKKHEAFLPFSLGKRVCLGEGLARTELFLLFTTILQAFSLEGPCPPGTLSLQPAISGLFNIPQAFQLQFRPR, encoded by the exons ATGGAGGCGGCGGGCACCtgggcgctgctgctgctgcttctccttcTGGTGGTGACGCTGGTGCTGCCTGAGACCTGGGCCCGAGGCCACCTGCCCCCGGGGCCCACGCCGCTGCCGCTGCTGGGCAACCTCCTGCAGCTCCGGCCCGGGGCGCTCTACTTGGGGCTCCTGCGG CTGAGTAAGAAGTATGGACCGGTGTTCACCGTGTACCTGGGACCCTGGCGGCGCGTGGTGGTCCTGGTTGGGCATGAGGCTGTGCAGGAGGCCCTGGGAGGTCAGGCCGAGGAGTTCAGCGGGCGGGGGACGGTGGCAACGCTGGACGGGACCTTTGATAGCCATG GGGTGTTCTTCTCCAACGGGGAGCGATGGAGGCAGCTGAGGAAGTTCACCACACTGGCCCTGCGGGACCTGGGCATGGGGAAGCGAGAAGGCGAGGAGCTGATCCAGGCGGAGGCCCGATGTCTGGTGGAGGCGCTGCAGGGGACAAAAG gacgGCCGTTTGACCCCTCCCTGCTGCTGGCCCAGGCCACTTGCAACATCATCTGCTCCCTAGTCTTCGACCTCCGCCTCCCCTACGACAATGAGGAGTTCCAGGCTGTGGTCCGGGCGGCTGGCGGCATCGCCGTGGGGGTCAGCTCCCCGTGGGGCCAG ACCTACGAGATGTTCTCCCGGTTCCTACAGCGCCTCCCGGGCCCCCACATGCAGCTCCTCGGCCACTTGGGCACCGTGGCCGCCTTCGCCGTGCAGCAGGTGCGGCAGCATGAGGGGAGCCTGGGCGCCTCAGGCCCCGCGCGCGATCTCGTGGACGCCTTCCTGCTGAAGATGGCAAAG GAGAAGCAAGACCCAAACACAGAATTCACCGCCAAGAACCTGCTGATGACGGTCGTGTATCTGCTGTTTGCCGGGACGGTGACCGTCAGCACCACGATCCGCTAcaccctgctgctcctgctgaAATACCCTCAGGTCCAAG AGCGCGTGCAGGAGGAGCTGATACGAGAGCTGGGGGCCGGCCAGAGGCCAAGCCTGGGGGACCGAGCCCGCCTCCCCTACACGGATGCAGTTCTGCATGAGGCGCAGCGGCTGCTGGCGCTGGTACCCATGGGAATACCCCGAGCCCTCACCAAGACCACCCGATTCCGGGGGTACACCCTGCCACAG GGCACAGAGGTCTTCCCCCTTCTTGGCTCCATCCTGCATGACCCCGCCGTCTTCGAAGAGCCCGAGGAGTTCAACCCAGGCCGATTCCTGGATGCGGACGGGAAGTTCAAGAAGCACGAGGCGTTCCTGCCCTTCTCCTTAG GTAAGCGTGTCTGCCTCGGGGAGGGCCTGGCTCGGACCGAACTCTTCCTCCTGTTCACCACCATCCTGCAGGCCTTCTCACTGGAGGGCCCATGCCCGCCGGGCACCCTGAGCCTCCAGCCGGCCATCAGTGGCCTTTTCAACATCCCCCAAGCTTTCCAGCTGCAATTCCGGCCCCGCtga
- the LOC129630870 gene encoding cytochrome P450 2S1 isoform X4: protein MEAAGTWALLLLLLLLVVTLVLPETWARGHLPPGPTPLPLLGNLLQLRPGALYLGLLRLSKKYGPVFTVYLGPWRRVVVLVGHEAVQEALGGQAEEFSGRGTVATLDGTFDSHGVFFSNGERWRQLRKFTTLALRDLGMGKREGEELIQAEARCLVEALQGTKGRPFDPSLLLAQATCNIICSLVFDLRLPYDNEEFQAVVRAAGGIAVGVSSPWGQEKQDPNTEFTAKNLLMTVVYLLFAGTVTVSTTIRYTLLLLLKYPQVQERVQEELIRELGAGQRPSLGDRARLPYTDAVLHEAQRLLALVPMGIPRALTKTTRFRGYTLPQGTEVFPLLGSILHDPAVFEEPEEFNPGRFLDADGKFKKHEAFLPFSLGKRVCLGEGLARTELFLLFTTILQAFSLEGPCPPGTLSLQPAISGLFNIPQAFQLQFRPR from the exons ATGGAGGCGGCGGGCACCtgggcgctgctgctgctgcttctccttcTGGTGGTGACGCTGGTGCTGCCTGAGACCTGGGCCCGAGGCCACCTGCCCCCGGGGCCCACGCCGCTGCCGCTGCTGGGCAACCTCCTGCAGCTCCGGCCCGGGGCGCTCTACTTGGGGCTCCTGCGG CTGAGTAAGAAGTATGGACCGGTGTTCACCGTGTACCTGGGACCCTGGCGGCGCGTGGTGGTCCTGGTTGGGCATGAGGCTGTGCAGGAGGCCCTGGGAGGTCAGGCCGAGGAGTTCAGCGGGCGGGGGACGGTGGCAACGCTGGACGGGACCTTTGATAGCCATG GGGTGTTCTTCTCCAACGGGGAGCGATGGAGGCAGCTGAGGAAGTTCACCACACTGGCCCTGCGGGACCTGGGCATGGGGAAGCGAGAAGGCGAGGAGCTGATCCAGGCGGAGGCCCGATGTCTGGTGGAGGCGCTGCAGGGGACAAAAG gacgGCCGTTTGACCCCTCCCTGCTGCTGGCCCAGGCCACTTGCAACATCATCTGCTCCCTAGTCTTCGACCTCCGCCTCCCCTACGACAATGAGGAGTTCCAGGCTGTGGTCCGGGCGGCTGGCGGCATCGCCGTGGGGGTCAGCTCCCCGTGGGGCCAG GAGAAGCAAGACCCAAACACAGAATTCACCGCCAAGAACCTGCTGATGACGGTCGTGTATCTGCTGTTTGCCGGGACGGTGACCGTCAGCACCACGATCCGCTAcaccctgctgctcctgctgaAATACCCTCAGGTCCAAG AGCGCGTGCAGGAGGAGCTGATACGAGAGCTGGGGGCCGGCCAGAGGCCAAGCCTGGGGGACCGAGCCCGCCTCCCCTACACGGATGCAGTTCTGCATGAGGCGCAGCGGCTGCTGGCGCTGGTACCCATGGGAATACCCCGAGCCCTCACCAAGACCACCCGATTCCGGGGGTACACCCTGCCACAG GGCACAGAGGTCTTCCCCCTTCTTGGCTCCATCCTGCATGACCCCGCCGTCTTCGAAGAGCCCGAGGAGTTCAACCCAGGCCGATTCCTGGATGCGGACGGGAAGTTCAAGAAGCACGAGGCGTTCCTGCCCTTCTCCTTAG GTAAGCGTGTCTGCCTCGGGGAGGGCCTGGCTCGGACCGAACTCTTCCTCCTGTTCACCACCATCCTGCAGGCCTTCTCACTGGAGGGCCCATGCCCGCCGGGCACCCTGAGCCTCCAGCCGGCCATCAGTGGCCTTTTCAACATCCCCCAAGCTTTCCAGCTGCAATTCCGGCCCCGCtga
- the LOC129630870 gene encoding cytochrome P450 2S1 isoform X1 produces the protein MEAAGTWALLLLLLLLVVTLVLPETWARGHLPPGPTPLPLLGNLLQLRPGALYLGLLRLSKKYGPVFTVYLGPWRRVVVLVGHEAVQEALGGQAEEFSGRGTVATLDGTFDSHGVFFSNGERWRQLRKFTTLALRDLGMGKREGEELIQAEARCLVEALQGTKGRPFDPSLLLAQATCNIICSLVFDLRLPYDNEEFQAVVRAAGGIAVGVSSPWGQTYEMFSRFLQRLPGPHMQLLGHLGTVAAFAVQQVRQHEGSLGASGPARDLVDAFLLKMAKARKEKQDPNTEFTAKNLLMTVVYLLFAGTVTVSTTIRYTLLLLLKYPQVQERVQEELIRELGAGQRPSLGDRARLPYTDAVLHEAQRLLALVPMGIPRALTKTTRFRGYTLPQGTEVFPLLGSILHDPAVFEEPEEFNPGRFLDADGKFKKHEAFLPFSLGKRVCLGEGLARTELFLLFTTILQAFSLEGPCPPGTLSLQPAISGLFNIPQAFQLQFRPR, from the exons ATGGAGGCGGCGGGCACCtgggcgctgctgctgctgcttctccttcTGGTGGTGACGCTGGTGCTGCCTGAGACCTGGGCCCGAGGCCACCTGCCCCCGGGGCCCACGCCGCTGCCGCTGCTGGGCAACCTCCTGCAGCTCCGGCCCGGGGCGCTCTACTTGGGGCTCCTGCGG CTGAGTAAGAAGTATGGACCGGTGTTCACCGTGTACCTGGGACCCTGGCGGCGCGTGGTGGTCCTGGTTGGGCATGAGGCTGTGCAGGAGGCCCTGGGAGGTCAGGCCGAGGAGTTCAGCGGGCGGGGGACGGTGGCAACGCTGGACGGGACCTTTGATAGCCATG GGGTGTTCTTCTCCAACGGGGAGCGATGGAGGCAGCTGAGGAAGTTCACCACACTGGCCCTGCGGGACCTGGGCATGGGGAAGCGAGAAGGCGAGGAGCTGATCCAGGCGGAGGCCCGATGTCTGGTGGAGGCGCTGCAGGGGACAAAAG gacgGCCGTTTGACCCCTCCCTGCTGCTGGCCCAGGCCACTTGCAACATCATCTGCTCCCTAGTCTTCGACCTCCGCCTCCCCTACGACAATGAGGAGTTCCAGGCTGTGGTCCGGGCGGCTGGCGGCATCGCCGTGGGGGTCAGCTCCCCGTGGGGCCAG ACCTACGAGATGTTCTCCCGGTTCCTACAGCGCCTCCCGGGCCCCCACATGCAGCTCCTCGGCCACTTGGGCACCGTGGCCGCCTTCGCCGTGCAGCAGGTGCGGCAGCATGAGGGGAGCCTGGGCGCCTCAGGCCCCGCGCGCGATCTCGTGGACGCCTTCCTGCTGAAGATGGCAAAGGCGAGGAAG GAGAAGCAAGACCCAAACACAGAATTCACCGCCAAGAACCTGCTGATGACGGTCGTGTATCTGCTGTTTGCCGGGACGGTGACCGTCAGCACCACGATCCGCTAcaccctgctgctcctgctgaAATACCCTCAGGTCCAAG AGCGCGTGCAGGAGGAGCTGATACGAGAGCTGGGGGCCGGCCAGAGGCCAAGCCTGGGGGACCGAGCCCGCCTCCCCTACACGGATGCAGTTCTGCATGAGGCGCAGCGGCTGCTGGCGCTGGTACCCATGGGAATACCCCGAGCCCTCACCAAGACCACCCGATTCCGGGGGTACACCCTGCCACAG GGCACAGAGGTCTTCCCCCTTCTTGGCTCCATCCTGCATGACCCCGCCGTCTTCGAAGAGCCCGAGGAGTTCAACCCAGGCCGATTCCTGGATGCGGACGGGAAGTTCAAGAAGCACGAGGCGTTCCTGCCCTTCTCCTTAG GTAAGCGTGTCTGCCTCGGGGAGGGCCTGGCTCGGACCGAACTCTTCCTCCTGTTCACCACCATCCTGCAGGCCTTCTCACTGGAGGGCCCATGCCCGCCGGGCACCCTGAGCCTCCAGCCGGCCATCAGTGGCCTTTTCAACATCCCCCAAGCTTTCCAGCTGCAATTCCGGCCCCGCtga
- the LOC129630870 gene encoding cytochrome P450 2S1 isoform X3 — MEAAGTWALLLLLLLLVVTLVLPETWARGHLPPGPTPLPLLGNLLQLRPGALYLGLLRLSKKYGPVFTVYLGPWRRVVVLVGHEAVQEALGGQAEEFSGRGTVATLDGTFDSHGRPFDPSLLLAQATCNIICSLVFDLRLPYDNEEFQAVVRAAGGIAVGVSSPWGQTYEMFSRFLQRLPGPHMQLLGHLGTVAAFAVQQVRQHEGSLGASGPARDLVDAFLLKMAKARKEKQDPNTEFTAKNLLMTVVYLLFAGTVTVSTTIRYTLLLLLKYPQVQERVQEELIRELGAGQRPSLGDRARLPYTDAVLHEAQRLLALVPMGIPRALTKTTRFRGYTLPQGTEVFPLLGSILHDPAVFEEPEEFNPGRFLDADGKFKKHEAFLPFSLGKRVCLGEGLARTELFLLFTTILQAFSLEGPCPPGTLSLQPAISGLFNIPQAFQLQFRPR, encoded by the exons ATGGAGGCGGCGGGCACCtgggcgctgctgctgctgcttctccttcTGGTGGTGACGCTGGTGCTGCCTGAGACCTGGGCCCGAGGCCACCTGCCCCCGGGGCCCACGCCGCTGCCGCTGCTGGGCAACCTCCTGCAGCTCCGGCCCGGGGCGCTCTACTTGGGGCTCCTGCGG CTGAGTAAGAAGTATGGACCGGTGTTCACCGTGTACCTGGGACCCTGGCGGCGCGTGGTGGTCCTGGTTGGGCATGAGGCTGTGCAGGAGGCCCTGGGAGGTCAGGCCGAGGAGTTCAGCGGGCGGGGGACGGTGGCAACGCTGGACGGGACCTTTGATAGCCATG gacgGCCGTTTGACCCCTCCCTGCTGCTGGCCCAGGCCACTTGCAACATCATCTGCTCCCTAGTCTTCGACCTCCGCCTCCCCTACGACAATGAGGAGTTCCAGGCTGTGGTCCGGGCGGCTGGCGGCATCGCCGTGGGGGTCAGCTCCCCGTGGGGCCAG ACCTACGAGATGTTCTCCCGGTTCCTACAGCGCCTCCCGGGCCCCCACATGCAGCTCCTCGGCCACTTGGGCACCGTGGCCGCCTTCGCCGTGCAGCAGGTGCGGCAGCATGAGGGGAGCCTGGGCGCCTCAGGCCCCGCGCGCGATCTCGTGGACGCCTTCCTGCTGAAGATGGCAAAGGCGAGGAAG GAGAAGCAAGACCCAAACACAGAATTCACCGCCAAGAACCTGCTGATGACGGTCGTGTATCTGCTGTTTGCCGGGACGGTGACCGTCAGCACCACGATCCGCTAcaccctgctgctcctgctgaAATACCCTCAGGTCCAAG AGCGCGTGCAGGAGGAGCTGATACGAGAGCTGGGGGCCGGCCAGAGGCCAAGCCTGGGGGACCGAGCCCGCCTCCCCTACACGGATGCAGTTCTGCATGAGGCGCAGCGGCTGCTGGCGCTGGTACCCATGGGAATACCCCGAGCCCTCACCAAGACCACCCGATTCCGGGGGTACACCCTGCCACAG GGCACAGAGGTCTTCCCCCTTCTTGGCTCCATCCTGCATGACCCCGCCGTCTTCGAAGAGCCCGAGGAGTTCAACCCAGGCCGATTCCTGGATGCGGACGGGAAGTTCAAGAAGCACGAGGCGTTCCTGCCCTTCTCCTTAG GTAAGCGTGTCTGCCTCGGGGAGGGCCTGGCTCGGACCGAACTCTTCCTCCTGTTCACCACCATCCTGCAGGCCTTCTCACTGGAGGGCCCATGCCCGCCGGGCACCCTGAGCCTCCAGCCGGCCATCAGTGGCCTTTTCAACATCCCCCAAGCTTTCCAGCTGCAATTCCGGCCCCGCtga